In the genome of Pseudoglutamicibacter cumminsii, one region contains:
- a CDS encoding RelA/SpoT family protein, with protein sequence MVQQRVGSQPPRRGRSLSRLIRFSGRSSFPAAPPILEPLLRTVRAQNPGEDLTLITRAYDVAAHWHEGVKRKSGDPYITHPVAVATILAEMGLTGATLAAALLHDTVEDTEYSLEALRKDFGDEIALLVDGVTKLDKVTYGEAAQAETVRKMIVAMSQDIRVLMIKLADRMHNARTWRYVNPESAAKKARETLEIYAPLAHRLGMNTVKWELEDLSFAVLHPKVYEEIVRMVGARTPERERYLSQVRQAIEANLTEQKIKAVITGRPKHYYSVYQKMVVRKKDFNEIHDLMGVRILVDSVKDCYAVLGIIHAHWNPLPGRFKDYIAMPKFNMYQSLHTSVIGPGGRPIEVQIRTHEMHQRAEYGVAAHWKYKQGSQESDQETSINWLNRLVAWQKDTQDPDEFLDSLRYVINSAEVYVFTPAGEVRSLPLGSTPVDFAYAVHTDVGHRAVGAKVNGKLVPLHTPLNNGDQVEILTSKAENAGPSRHWQDFVASPRARTKIRQWFLKERREEAVEKGQELLSKAIRKAGLPLQKLMTAQILNAVAQELHYKDITGLYAGLGEGHVSSKNVMEHITSLTGEPEVAAPEPGLDFTSGQGTSHRSQPSSSGVIVQGSRDVMAKLAPCCSPVPPDSIKGFVTRGSGVTVHRAACPNIANLGGAEAERIVDVAWDPRAHTVFTVEIQVEALDRHSLLSDVTKVLSENHVNILSANLWTTKDRTAISRFRFQLGEPDFMSHIFAAIRRIEGVYDVSRVLGGSSEDQQ encoded by the coding sequence ATGGTGCAACAGCGAGTGGGTTCACAGCCGCCACGCCGAGGCCGGTCTTTGTCGCGCCTGATCCGTTTCTCTGGCCGTTCGTCGTTCCCCGCTGCGCCACCGATTCTTGAGCCGCTCCTCCGTACTGTCCGGGCACAGAACCCGGGCGAGGATCTCACACTCATTACACGCGCCTACGATGTGGCCGCTCACTGGCACGAAGGGGTCAAACGGAAATCAGGCGACCCATACATCACGCACCCGGTAGCGGTTGCGACCATCCTGGCCGAGATGGGCTTGACTGGCGCGACCCTCGCGGCGGCACTGCTGCACGACACGGTTGAGGACACCGAGTATTCGCTTGAGGCCCTCCGCAAAGACTTTGGCGACGAGATTGCATTGCTCGTTGATGGCGTGACCAAGCTCGATAAGGTCACGTACGGTGAAGCGGCACAAGCCGAAACCGTGCGCAAGATGATCGTCGCGATGTCTCAAGACATTCGCGTACTCATGATCAAGCTGGCGGACCGCATGCACAACGCACGCACATGGCGGTACGTCAACCCAGAGTCAGCCGCGAAGAAAGCTCGCGAAACACTCGAAATCTATGCCCCACTTGCTCACCGCCTGGGTATGAATACCGTCAAGTGGGAGCTTGAGGATCTTTCCTTCGCGGTGCTGCACCCGAAAGTGTATGAAGAGATCGTTCGCATGGTGGGGGCTCGAACCCCAGAGCGTGAGCGGTACCTTTCACAGGTTCGGCAGGCGATCGAAGCGAACCTCACCGAACAGAAGATCAAGGCCGTCATCACGGGCCGGCCTAAACACTATTACTCGGTCTACCAGAAGATGGTGGTCCGGAAGAAGGACTTCAACGAGATCCACGATCTCATGGGGGTTCGGATCCTCGTCGATTCCGTGAAAGACTGCTATGCGGTTTTGGGCATCATCCACGCACACTGGAACCCGCTTCCGGGCCGGTTCAAAGACTATATTGCGATGCCCAAGTTCAACATGTACCAGTCGTTGCACACATCGGTCATCGGCCCGGGAGGCCGGCCGATCGAGGTGCAGATCCGCACCCATGAGATGCATCAGCGTGCCGAATACGGTGTCGCTGCGCACTGGAAGTACAAGCAGGGCTCCCAGGAGAGTGACCAAGAGACCAGCATCAACTGGCTGAACCGTCTGGTCGCGTGGCAGAAAGACACCCAAGACCCCGACGAGTTCCTTGATTCGCTGCGCTACGTCATCAACTCTGCTGAGGTGTACGTTTTCACCCCGGCGGGGGAGGTACGTTCGCTTCCGTTAGGTTCGACGCCGGTTGACTTCGCTTACGCGGTGCACACCGATGTAGGGCATAGGGCTGTCGGCGCTAAGGTCAACGGCAAGCTCGTCCCGTTGCATACACCGCTGAATAACGGGGATCAGGTCGAGATTCTGACTTCTAAAGCCGAGAACGCTGGTCCGTCTCGTCACTGGCAAGATTTCGTGGCCTCGCCGCGTGCCCGCACCAAGATCCGTCAGTGGTTCTTGAAGGAACGCCGCGAGGAAGCGGTCGAAAAGGGCCAGGAACTGCTGTCTAAAGCGATTCGCAAGGCCGGACTGCCGCTTCAGAAACTCATGACCGCTCAGATCCTCAACGCGGTCGCTCAAGAGCTTCACTACAAGGACATCACGGGACTTTATGCCGGGCTGGGCGAAGGACACGTCTCCTCGAAGAACGTGATGGAGCACATCACGAGCCTGACGGGCGAGCCCGAGGTCGCTGCGCCGGAGCCAGGGCTTGATTTCACGTCAGGGCAGGGTACTTCTCACCGGTCGCAGCCGAGCTCGTCGGGAGTCATTGTTCAGGGATCCCGCGATGTCATGGCAAAGCTCGCTCCGTGCTGTTCGCCTGTTCCGCCAGACTCGATCAAGGGCTTCGTGACGCGCGGTTCTGGCGTGACGGTTCACCGTGCAGCGTGCCCTAACATCGCGAACTTGGGCGGGGCCGAAGCCGAACGCATCGTGGACGTCGCGTGGGATCCACGCGCCCACACCGTGTTCACCGTCGAGATTCAGGTTGAAGCGCTGGACCGCCATTCGCTTCTGAGTGACGTGACGAAGGTGCTTTCAGAGAATCACGTCAACATTTTGTCGGCGAACCTATGGACCACGAAGGACCGTACGGCGATATCCCGTTTCCGTTTCCAGCTCGGAGAGCCGGACTTTATGAGCCACATTTTCGCCGCGATTCGCCGGATCGAAGGTGTCTATGATGTCAGCCGAGTTCTGGGCGGGTCGTCAGAAGATCAGCAATGA
- the ruvC gene encoding crossover junction endodeoxyribonuclease RuvC has translation MRVAGVDPGLTRCGLALVSVGADRTATLEDVRVIGSPSEVPLDQRLLTISERIDAWLDEFRPDALAIERVFTYTNVSTVMGTAQAMGVIIAAAARRGIPVALHTPTEVKAAVTGSGQADKQQVGRMVTKILRLAAAPKPADAADAIAIALAHGWRGADPASKAAASASNESGVAPAQRAWLKAQAQAANNSARAEAALRARARKPRGL, from the coding sequence GTGCGAGTAGCAGGTGTTGATCCAGGGCTGACCCGTTGCGGGTTGGCCCTGGTTTCTGTTGGTGCTGACCGCACGGCGACGCTTGAGGATGTCCGGGTGATCGGTTCGCCGTCTGAGGTCCCGCTGGACCAGCGTTTGCTCACGATTTCCGAACGAATCGATGCGTGGCTGGATGAGTTCCGGCCTGATGCTTTGGCGATCGAACGCGTGTTTACGTATACGAACGTTTCGACGGTGATGGGTACCGCTCAGGCGATGGGCGTGATTATCGCTGCGGCTGCCCGGCGGGGGATTCCGGTCGCTCTCCACACACCAACTGAGGTCAAAGCCGCTGTCACTGGTAGTGGCCAGGCGGATAAGCAGCAGGTTGGACGGATGGTCACGAAGATTCTGCGGCTGGCGGCTGCTCCTAAACCGGCCGATGCGGCGGATGCTATTGCTATCGCGTTGGCTCACGGTTGGCGTGGCGCTGATCCGGCGTCTAAAGCTGCTGCGTCGGCTTCTAATGAGAGTGGGGTTGCACCTGCGCAGCGGGCTTGGCTTAAAGCCCAGGCTCAGGCCGCGAATAATTCGGCCCGCGCGGAGGCCGCGCTGCGTGCTAGGGCCCGAAAGCCAAGAGGACTATAA
- the ruvB gene encoding Holliday junction branch migration DNA helicase RuvB, whose amino-acid sequence MSRGLVDATGEPEERALEAAMRPKNFDEFVGQSRVREQLSLVLESSKLRGRVADHVLLSGPPGLGKTTLAMIVAAEMQAPLRISSGPAIQNAGDLAAILSSLSEGEVLFLDEIHRLARPAEEMLYLAMEDFRVDIVVGKGAGATAIPLDLPPFTLVGATTRAGLLPGPLRDRFGFTGHLDFYSVEELEMVLRRSAVMLDVRLTDDGYRQIASRSRGTPRIANRLLRRVRDWSLVHRIDRIDAVQAAAALDMYDVDERGLDRLDRSVLLALCTKFGGGPVGLSTLAISVGEETETVEEVAEPYLVREGLLGRTARGRVATPAAWAHLGLTPPEGAPGSVAGSDPESGGTGRLI is encoded by the coding sequence ATGTCGCGTGGACTCGTGGACGCAACGGGCGAACCCGAGGAACGCGCGCTTGAAGCTGCGATGCGTCCTAAGAACTTCGATGAGTTCGTGGGCCAGTCGCGGGTTCGTGAGCAGCTATCTTTGGTCCTCGAATCTTCGAAGTTGCGTGGCCGGGTTGCCGATCACGTATTGCTTTCTGGTCCTCCTGGGCTTGGTAAGACGACGCTTGCGATGATCGTTGCAGCTGAGATGCAGGCCCCGCTACGCATTAGCTCGGGCCCCGCCATCCAGAACGCGGGCGACCTCGCGGCGATCTTGTCTTCGCTGTCCGAAGGCGAGGTTTTGTTCCTCGACGAGATTCATCGTCTTGCCCGCCCGGCTGAAGAGATGCTCTACCTGGCGATGGAGGACTTCCGCGTCGACATCGTCGTCGGCAAAGGTGCCGGCGCTACCGCGATTCCATTGGATCTGCCGCCTTTCACATTGGTAGGTGCCACGACGCGTGCGGGTCTCTTGCCTGGTCCGCTGAGGGACCGGTTCGGCTTCACGGGACACCTGGACTTCTATTCGGTCGAAGAGCTCGAGATGGTTTTACGGCGTTCGGCAGTGATGCTCGATGTGCGGCTCACTGACGACGGCTACCGGCAAATCGCGTCACGTTCCCGTGGTACCCCGCGTATCGCGAACAGGCTTCTTCGGCGTGTGCGTGACTGGTCACTCGTGCATCGCATCGACCGGATCGATGCGGTGCAGGCGGCTGCTGCTTTGGATATGTACGACGTCGATGAGCGCGGTCTGGACCGTTTGGATCGCTCGGTTTTGTTGGCCTTGTGCACCAAGTTCGGCGGTGGCCCTGTTGGCTTGTCGACGCTCGCTATCTCGGTGGGTGAAGAGACGGAAACCGTTGAGGAGGTTGCTGAGCCTTATCTGGTTCGAGAAGGCCTCCTTGGCCGCACTGCACGGGGGCGTGTAGCGACCCCTGCGGCATGGGCGCACCTCGGACTGACGCCTCCTGAAGGTGCACCGGGCTCTGTTGCTGGGAGCGATCCAGAATCCGGTGGTACGGGCCGTCTGATCTGA
- the yajC gene encoding preprotein translocase subunit YajC: MFSAQHLLAEGEKAQTGGFSPLLLMLGLMVIFLVFTMFRNRKRMQKAHEERETKLVPGAEVMTTAGIFGTVVDTFKDENKVLLELSPGNRVMFHIQAIAQFPQESVADTASTDEPKDQDGLGGSQEPGQR, encoded by the coding sequence GTGTTCTCCGCGCAGCATTTATTGGCCGAAGGTGAAAAGGCACAGACTGGAGGCTTTAGCCCTCTCTTGCTGATGCTTGGCCTGATGGTCATCTTCCTGGTCTTTACGATGTTCCGTAACCGTAAGCGGATGCAGAAGGCCCATGAAGAGCGCGAGACCAAGCTCGTTCCTGGCGCGGAGGTCATGACGACTGCGGGCATCTTCGGCACTGTCGTTGACACCTTCAAGGACGAGAACAAGGTGTTGCTGGAGCTCTCTCCAGGCAACCGGGTGATGTTCCATATTCAGGCTATCGCTCAGTTCCCTCAGGAAAGCGTTGCCGACACCGCCTCGACCGATGAGCCTAAGGACCAAGACGGCCTTGGCGGCTCTCAGGAACCTGGTCAGCGCTGA
- the secF gene encoding protein translocase subunit SecF: MAKLATWGNELYSGKRSYPFIGQRKLWFGIALVLIVLSVLVPVVRGGFNLGIDFRGGNEFQVAQVHKTDPKLGDDAAHAVIPDKNARTTHLASNTMRVQTDPLTGQQADDVKAALAEAYETDVDKVSVSAIGPTWGADVSRQAGIGLVVFMVLVALLMAIYFRTWKMSLAAVGGLIVVMIVTAGIYAAVGFEVTPSAVIGFLTILSYCLYDTVVVFDKIRENTSDPALKYVMTFGEKVNRAVNQTLVRSINTSVVAILPVGSILFIGYWLLGAGTLGDLALALFVGIIVSTLSTLFIQAPLYYQLRKGDADVKELDAEVAQHREESAEALA, translated from the coding sequence GTGGCGAAGTTAGCAACGTGGGGTAACGAGCTCTACTCGGGTAAGCGTTCGTATCCTTTCATTGGTCAGCGCAAGCTGTGGTTCGGTATTGCGTTGGTTTTGATCGTACTGTCGGTCTTGGTGCCGGTCGTGCGTGGGGGCTTCAACCTTGGTATCGATTTCCGGGGTGGTAACGAGTTCCAGGTGGCTCAGGTCCATAAGACTGACCCTAAGCTTGGTGATGATGCGGCGCACGCGGTGATTCCTGATAAGAACGCTCGCACGACTCACCTGGCTTCCAACACGATGCGCGTTCAGACTGACCCGCTGACGGGTCAGCAGGCTGACGATGTCAAGGCCGCGCTCGCGGAGGCATATGAGACCGATGTCGATAAGGTCTCGGTCTCGGCTATCGGCCCAACCTGGGGTGCAGATGTTTCCCGCCAGGCCGGTATCGGTTTGGTCGTATTCATGGTTCTGGTTGCGTTGCTGATGGCGATCTACTTCCGTACCTGGAAGATGTCGCTCGCGGCAGTTGGCGGCCTCATCGTGGTCATGATCGTCACCGCAGGTATTTATGCGGCAGTCGGCTTTGAAGTGACGCCAAGCGCTGTGATCGGTTTCTTGACGATTCTGAGTTACTGCCTCTATGACACGGTGGTCGTGTTTGACAAGATCCGCGAGAACACATCTGATCCGGCGTTGAAGTACGTCATGACGTTCGGGGAGAAGGTCAACCGAGCGGTCAACCAGACGCTCGTGCGTTCTATCAACACCTCGGTCGTCGCGATCTTGCCGGTTGGTTCGATTCTCTTCATCGGCTACTGGCTACTGGGCGCCGGTACGTTGGGTGACCTTGCGCTGGCGCTGTTCGTCGGCATCATCGTTTCGACGTTGTCGACGCTGTTCATTCAGGCGCCGCTGTACTACCAGTTGCGTAAGGGCGACGCAGACGTCAAGGAGCTCGATGCGGAAGTCGCTCAGCATCGTGAAGAGTCGGCTGAAGCACTCGCATAG
- the ruvA gene encoding Holliday junction branch migration protein RuvA: protein MISQLRGTVVALNLNSVVLDVNGVGYLVNAVPRTLGELTVGEEETLPTSLVVREDSMTLFGFSTVRDRDVFEVITTVSGIGPKLGLAILAVHSADELAAAVQSEDTKALTRVSGVGPKSASRIILELKGKLTLSGDAPAEAAPAPETESEALVRAAEAQVIEGLTGLGWTEKEAKKVLAATLKAQPELAGASVPELLRATLRGVGAGSGVRS, encoded by the coding sequence ATGATTTCTCAGCTTCGAGGCACTGTTGTGGCGTTGAATCTGAACTCGGTTGTGCTCGACGTCAATGGCGTGGGGTATCTGGTCAACGCTGTTCCGCGGACGCTGGGGGAACTCACTGTGGGTGAGGAAGAGACGCTCCCGACTAGCCTGGTCGTTCGTGAAGACTCGATGACGCTGTTCGGTTTCAGCACGGTACGCGACCGCGATGTTTTCGAAGTCATCACGACGGTCTCTGGCATTGGCCCCAAGCTGGGTCTAGCCATTCTCGCGGTGCATTCCGCCGACGAGCTAGCGGCCGCCGTGCAAAGCGAGGACACCAAGGCGTTGACGCGTGTATCCGGCGTTGGACCTAAGTCCGCTAGCCGCATCATTCTTGAGCTCAAGGGCAAGCTAACTCTTTCAGGCGACGCGCCAGCGGAGGCCGCACCTGCTCCTGAAACCGAGTCCGAAGCTCTGGTACGAGCCGCGGAAGCCCAAGTGATCGAAGGTTTGACGGGCTTGGGCTGGACCGAGAAGGAAGCTAAGAAGGTTCTGGCTGCGACCCTCAAGGCACAGCCTGAACTGGCGGGAGCCTCGGTTCCTGAGCTGTTGCGAGCCACGTTGCGTGGAGTGGGCGCTGGGTCCGGCGTACGGTCTTAA
- the secD gene encoding protein translocase subunit SecD, with the protein MSTSSPKRHARRSLIWLAVIHLVMIAVLVGGVVAGKTGALPKLALDLEGGTEMVLTPKLDDPSKKVTSEQLQQAVEIIRQRVDGTGVAEAEVTTQNNQNIVVAMPGIPDEKTRNLIKSSAQMQFRPVITASQDITATPEKDLTPIKDIPKPKGKPKHGSDDAWVTPELFRQFQQWDCEAEMNKKERTTFKADEPAIACELDPPLQAKYLLGPVEVSGSDITDAEARPEQNSQGYTTGGWEVALTFNKKGADAFKTVTQRLTSSQPPKNQFAIVLDGRVVSAPQSLVVISDGRSSITGNFTQESAQELAEQLRYGALPMSFNIPTETQVSAKLGADQLKSGMIAGLIGLVLVAVYSFFQYRVLGLVTMASLIIMGTLTYLAIVLLGWGANYRLSLAGVAGLIVSIGLTADSFIVYFERIRDELREGRRLQQAIETGWNRARRTILASKAVNILAAVVLYFVAVGNVKGFAFTLGLTAVADIFVVFLFTHPMLQLLSRMRFFSEGHRMSGLDPRLLGAEPLYAGAGRVRVRRQTGDAQQDGKKDGKKGSGANREAQRRMTIAERRRAEELEARENTQGSESPKVEEN; encoded by the coding sequence ATGTCAACATCTAGCCCCAAGCGTCATGCGCGTCGGTCGCTCATCTGGCTTGCAGTGATTCATCTCGTGATGATTGCTGTGCTTGTCGGTGGCGTCGTCGCTGGCAAGACCGGTGCGCTTCCTAAGCTTGCACTGGACCTTGAGGGCGGTACCGAGATGGTGCTGACCCCTAAGTTGGATGACCCAAGTAAGAAGGTCACCTCTGAACAGTTGCAGCAAGCTGTTGAGATTATCCGCCAGCGTGTTGACGGCACTGGCGTTGCCGAAGCTGAAGTGACGACTCAGAACAACCAGAACATCGTCGTCGCGATGCCGGGTATCCCTGATGAGAAGACCCGTAACCTGATAAAGTCGTCTGCTCAAATGCAGTTCCGTCCGGTGATCACGGCGAGCCAGGACATCACCGCGACGCCTGAGAAGGATCTGACTCCGATCAAGGACATCCCAAAGCCTAAGGGGAAGCCTAAGCACGGTTCGGATGACGCATGGGTTACTCCTGAGCTGTTCCGTCAGTTCCAGCAGTGGGACTGTGAGGCGGAGATGAACAAGAAGGAGCGCACGACGTTTAAGGCTGATGAGCCCGCGATTGCGTGTGAGCTCGATCCGCCGTTGCAGGCGAAGTACCTCTTGGGTCCGGTTGAGGTTTCGGGCTCGGACATCACTGATGCTGAGGCGCGTCCAGAGCAGAACTCTCAGGGCTACACGACGGGCGGCTGGGAAGTTGCATTGACCTTCAACAAGAAGGGTGCCGATGCGTTCAAGACTGTCACACAGCGCCTGACTTCCTCGCAGCCTCCTAAGAATCAGTTCGCGATTGTGCTGGATGGCCGCGTGGTTTCGGCTCCGCAGTCGCTGGTGGTCATTTCCGATGGTCGCTCGTCGATTACCGGTAACTTCACCCAGGAATCTGCTCAGGAGCTCGCAGAGCAGTTGCGCTATGGTGCGTTGCCGATGAGCTTCAACATCCCTACTGAGACTCAGGTATCGGCCAAGCTCGGTGCTGACCAGCTGAAGTCCGGCATGATCGCGGGCCTGATCGGTTTGGTTCTGGTTGCTGTCTATTCGTTCTTCCAGTACCGCGTTCTGGGTCTGGTCACGATGGCCTCGCTCATCATCATGGGCACGTTGACCTACCTTGCGATCGTTCTGCTGGGGTGGGGCGCTAATTACCGCTTGTCGTTGGCGGGGGTCGCGGGTTTGATTGTCTCGATTGGTCTGACGGCCGACTCGTTCATCGTCTACTTCGAACGTATTCGTGACGAGTTGCGCGAGGGTCGTAGGCTGCAGCAGGCCATTGAGACGGGCTGGAACCGTGCACGTCGTACGATTTTGGCTTCCAAGGCTGTCAACATTCTCGCGGCCGTTGTCCTCTATTTCGTGGCTGTAGGTAACGTCAAGGGCTTCGCGTTTACGTTGGGTCTGACTGCGGTTGCCGATATTTTCGTGGTGTTCCTGTTCACGCACCCGATGCTGCAGTTGCTGAGCCGCATGCGGTTCTTCTCCGAGGGCCACCGTATGTCTGGTCTTGACCCACGTCTTTTGGGTGCTGAACCGCTGTATGCAGGTGCAGGTCGTGTTCGGGTGCGTCGCCAAACCGGCGATGCACAGCAGGACGGCAAGAAGGACGGTAAGAAGGGTAGTGGGGCCAACCGTGAGGCACAGCGTCGTATGACCATCGCCGAGCGTCGCCGAGCTGAAGAGCTTGAAGCCCGCGAGAACACTCAGGGTTCTGAATCACCGAAAGTAGAGGAGAACTAA